A stretch of the Sphingobacterium thalpophilum genome encodes the following:
- a CDS encoding GNAT family N-acetyltransferase, which produces MIRTVDAAEYPRLIKIWESAVLHTHDFLRQEDFHYYREQLPLYFGQVTLLGYENGGSLTAFMGIAGPSLEMLFVHNDHRGQGIGKQLLVHAMEQLQVTRVDVNEQNRQAVAFYEHMGFHVVKRSPLDGQGKAYPLLHMSL; this is translated from the coding sequence ATGATCAGGACAGTAGACGCAGCCGAATACCCCAGGCTGATAAAAATATGGGAGAGTGCCGTGCTGCATACGCACGACTTTCTCCGCCAAGAGGATTTTCACTATTATAGGGAGCAGCTGCCGCTCTATTTTGGGCAGGTCACTCTGCTGGGCTACGAAAACGGTGGCAGCCTGACCGCCTTTATGGGCATAGCGGGCCCGAGTCTGGAGATGCTATTTGTGCACAACGACCACAGGGGGCAGGGCATCGGAAAGCAATTGCTTGTGCACGCCATGGAGCAGCTGCAGGTCACCAGGGTGGATGTCAACGAGCAGAACAGGCAGGCCGTCGCCTTTTATGAACATATGGGATTCCACGTTGTCAAACGGTCGCCGCTGGACGGACAGGGCAAAGCCTATCCGCTGCTGCACATGAGTTTATGA
- a CDS encoding redoxin domain-containing protein, translated as MKKNILSILFVALAAQAVAQKATTVVTGKLEGLPREEWIYLSGFGNGQKDSVQQTEKGFRFDVDIPEGEGDFYILQVGKMRPSGQMNGAFIFLEKGKLHISGKTPQLQDAKYSGGKLADYYNLFQQRSKTEGLEELYEQFAAARKSNDQDKMTALRTAINSKNAEQAALDKAFVLKHKKSPAIVYPLFFTLRNGDNLGELDTLLQQVAPQAKNNVPVRTIEHSIKTDKLTGVGRPALPFAQTDTLGRTVSLADFRGKYVLIDFWASWCVPCRMENPNVVSAYQQYKNKNFTVLGISFDYPGQQQRWKDAIHSDHLSWTQLSDLKGWKNEVGVLYDIKSIPSNLLIDPNGIIIAKNLRGEALDKKLQELLGEPAMDKGTFVVKGEVENPDKSSWFHIRYTDAAGQIRSDSVQIFNGVFSYLGRVQSATQASGYFSDGKSGAPRSYEKYLQFYVEPGVLQVKGSTAMPQEIQLSGTPTQDEYNQYRSLVKTELAAVQPLNRAYNDKSVEYSQLKKQGATEAVLNAKLDELEKLKEAMAPYHETMREKQFAYIKQHPNSLVSASQLRFFVSSADLAELQDIYAQMDADVQNSPEGKELAEEIAKLKSGSVGAAATDFAGTDIQGKPLRLSDYRGKYVLLDFWASWCVPCRKGNPHLLQLYSKYKKKGFEIIGVSDDDSNEKAWKKAVEQDKIGVWKHVLRGLKTTPDGGFDKSADKSEAYGIHTLPTKILIDPSGVIVGRYGGGGGSDQDMDAKLKEIFKF; from the coding sequence ATGAAAAAGAATATATTATCCATCCTGTTTGTGGCGCTGGCCGCACAGGCCGTTGCGCAAAAAGCAACTACCGTGGTGACCGGTAAACTGGAGGGGCTGCCCAGAGAAGAATGGATCTATCTCTCCGGCTTCGGCAACGGACAAAAAGATTCTGTACAGCAGACCGAAAAAGGGTTCCGCTTTGACGTCGATATCCCCGAAGGCGAAGGTGACTTCTATATCCTTCAGGTAGGCAAGATGCGTCCTTCGGGCCAGATGAACGGGGCCTTTATCTTTCTGGAAAAAGGCAAGCTGCATATCAGCGGCAAGACACCGCAGCTGCAGGACGCCAAATACAGCGGCGGCAAGCTCGCCGACTACTACAATCTCTTTCAGCAACGGAGCAAAACCGAAGGGCTGGAAGAGCTGTATGAACAATTTGCCGCGGCCCGAAAAAGCAACGACCAGGATAAGATGACTGCACTGCGCACCGCAATAAACAGCAAAAATGCCGAACAGGCCGCGCTGGACAAGGCCTTTGTGCTGAAACACAAAAAGAGCCCGGCCATTGTCTATCCCCTGTTTTTCACGCTGCGCAACGGCGACAATCTGGGCGAGCTCGACACCCTGCTGCAGCAGGTCGCCCCGCAGGCCAAAAACAATGTGCCCGTCCGGACCATCGAACACAGCATCAAGACCGACAAGCTCACGGGCGTGGGCCGGCCGGCGCTGCCCTTCGCACAGACCGATACCCTGGGCAGGACCGTATCTCTGGCCGACTTTAGAGGCAAATATGTGCTGATCGATTTCTGGGCCAGCTGGTGTGTACCCTGCCGCATGGAAAATCCCAATGTGGTGAGTGCTTATCAGCAGTATAAAAACAAAAACTTCACCGTACTGGGTATTTCTTTTGACTATCCCGGACAGCAGCAGCGCTGGAAAGACGCCATTCATAGTGACCACCTCAGCTGGACCCAGCTTTCAGATCTGAAAGGCTGGAAAAATGAGGTCGGCGTGCTGTACGATATCAAATCCATTCCGTCCAACCTGCTGATTGATCCCAATGGTATCATCATCGCCAAAAACCTGCGCGGGGAAGCGCTGGACAAAAAACTTCAGGAGCTGCTGGGTGAGCCAGCGATGGACAAAGGTACTTTTGTGGTCAAGGGAGAAGTTGAAAATCCGGACAAATCCAGCTGGTTCCACATCCGCTATACCGATGCTGCCGGCCAGATCCGGAGCGACAGCGTCCAGATCTTCAATGGCGTGTTCAGCTACCTGGGCAGGGTACAGTCCGCCACTCAGGCCAGCGGCTATTTCAGCGATGGAAAAAGCGGTGCCCCACGGTCTTATGAGAAATACCTGCAGTTTTATGTAGAACCGGGGGTGCTGCAAGTCAAAGGCAGTACCGCCATGCCCCAGGAGATCCAGCTCTCGGGCACCCCGACACAGGATGAGTACAACCAGTACAGGAGCCTGGTCAAAACCGAACTGGCCGCGGTACAGCCGCTGAACCGGGCGTACAACGACAAGAGCGTTGAATACAGCCAGTTGAAAAAACAAGGCGCAACGGAAGCGGTGCTGAATGCCAAACTCGACGAACTTGAAAAGCTCAAAGAGGCCATGGCCCCCTATCACGAAACCATGCGCGAAAAGCAGTTTGCCTATATCAAGCAGCATCCCAACTCACTGGTTTCGGCTTCGCAGCTCCGTTTTTTTGTCAGCAGCGCCGATCTGGCTGAGCTCCAGGATATCTATGCCCAGATGGATGCCGATGTGCAAAACTCGCCCGAGGGGAAAGAACTTGCCGAGGAAATTGCCAAGTTAAAATCCGGCTCCGTGGGTGCTGCAGCCACTGATTTTGCGGGAACGGATATCCAGGGCAAGCCGCTCAGACTATCCGATTACCGTGGCAAATATGTGCTGCTGGATTTCTGGGCCAGCTGGTGTGTCCCCTGCCGCAAAGGCAACCCGCACCTGCTGCAGCTTTACAGCAAATACAAAAAGAAAGGCTTCGAAATCATCGGCGTCTCCGACGATGACAGCAATGAGAAAGCCTGGAAAAAGGCGGTTGAACAGGACAAAATCGGCGTATGGAAGCATGTGTTACGTGGTCTGAAGACCACGCCCGACGGGGGCTTTGACAAGTCAGCAGATAAGTCCGAAGCCTATGGCATCCATACCCTGCCCACCAAGATCCTGATTGACCCCAGCGGTGTCATCGTCGGCAGATATGGCGGCGGTGGCGGTAGCGACCAGGACATGGACGCCAAACTCAAGGAGATCTTTAAGTTTTAG
- a CDS encoding PAS domain-containing sensor histidine kinase — protein sequence MNDEIDELRLKNDELSDFFENACVPFRRVNGNGIIIWANQAELDLLGYTQEEYIGHSMRDFHADPKAMEEIYVRLLNNETIQDFPARLRCKDGTFKHVEISSNALFVDGRFIHSRCITKDVTKAVENEARWIEQEERKNKILQLLKKSEERLRLAIAATDLGTWDWDFETSKVYFSSEAKQILGLSYDESSIFGVLKQIHPKDLTVIEEVMHQLQNTTSDKHFNFTCRVVKPEHKILWIEVRGIALLEGNTKINRIIGSVLDVTERKTAEVNNAQLVAIVNCSNDAIVGKTLDGIVTSWNHAAEQIFGYSAAEMIGQPILKIIPEERHEEEEYILQRMRAGESIKHFETKRITKSGKLIDVSLTISPISAGGKVTGVSKIARDITAKKQEERKKNDFVSMVSHELKTPLTSILLSAQVMQKMSSQSHDTMGMKMASKIENHANRMIAMIRDFLSLARIEESKIQLRKEHFQVGQMMQELKEEAELMARNHEIHVLCEPASTIFADRDKIGQVLNNLVSNAIKYSPKGGRVTIGCEQVDGALRIYVQDEGVGISPADQQKLFERFYRVENETVTSISGFGIGLYIVAEILKYHGTNIEVESEPGQGSVFSFKLPQA from the coding sequence ATGAATGATGAAATAGATGAACTAAGGTTAAAAAACGACGAACTATCCGATTTTTTTGAAAATGCGTGCGTACCGTTCCGTCGTGTTAATGGCAATGGCATTATTATATGGGCCAACCAGGCCGAGCTCGATTTACTGGGGTATACCCAGGAAGAGTATATCGGCCATTCTATGCGGGATTTCCATGCCGATCCCAAGGCCATGGAGGAGATCTATGTACGGCTCTTAAATAACGAAACCATACAGGACTTTCCGGCTCGCCTGCGCTGCAAGGACGGGACATTCAAACACGTGGAGATCAGTTCCAATGCGCTGTTTGTCGATGGCAGGTTTATCCATTCACGCTGCATTACCAAGGACGTCACCAAGGCCGTGGAGAACGAAGCACGGTGGATCGAACAGGAAGAACGGAAAAACAAGATCCTGCAGCTGCTCAAAAAAAGCGAGGAGCGCCTGCGGCTGGCCATAGCAGCCACCGACCTGGGCACGTGGGACTGGGATTTTGAAACCTCAAAAGTCTATTTTTCGTCCGAAGCCAAGCAGATCCTGGGACTCAGCTACGATGAGAGCAGCATCTTTGGCGTATTGAAACAGATCCATCCCAAGGACCTGACCGTCATCGAAGAGGTCATGCATCAGCTGCAAAACACCACAAGCGATAAACATTTTAATTTTACCTGTAGAGTCGTTAAGCCCGAGCATAAAATCCTGTGGATCGAGGTCCGCGGCATAGCCCTGCTGGAGGGTAACACCAAGATCAACCGGATCATCGGATCGGTGCTGGATGTCACCGAGCGCAAGACGGCCGAAGTCAATAATGCCCAGCTGGTCGCCATCGTCAACTGTTCCAACGACGCCATTGTCGGCAAAACACTGGACGGCATCGTCACGAGCTGGAACCACGCCGCGGAACAGATTTTTGGCTATTCGGCCGCGGAAATGATCGGGCAGCCGATCCTGAAAATCATCCCCGAAGAGCGGCACGAGGAGGAAGAATATATTTTGCAGCGCATGCGGGCCGGTGAGTCCATCAAACATTTTGAAACCAAGCGCATCACCAAAAGCGGCAAACTGATCGATGTTTCGCTGACGATATCGCCGATCTCTGCAGGCGGCAAAGTCACCGGCGTCTCGAAGATCGCGCGGGATATCACGGCGAAGAAGCAGGAGGAGCGCAAGAAGAACGATTTTGTCTCGATGGTGAGTCATGAGCTGAAAACACCCCTGACCTCGATCCTGCTTTCGGCACAGGTGATGCAAAAGATGAGCAGCCAGAGCCATGATACCATGGGCATGAAGATGGCATCAAAAATCGAGAATCATGCCAACCGGATGATTGCGATGATCCGCGATTTCCTCAGTCTGGCCCGCATTGAAGAGAGCAAAATACAGCTGCGCAAGGAACATTTTCAGGTAGGGCAGATGATGCAGGAGCTGAAGGAGGAGGCCGAACTGATGGCCAGAAATCACGAGATCCATGTGCTATGTGAGCCGGCCTCGACGATCTTTGCGGACCGCGATAAAATCGGGCAGGTACTCAACAATCTGGTCAGCAATGCCATCAAATACTCGCCCAAGGGAGGCCGGGTGACCATCGGCTGCGAGCAGGTCGATGGCGCACTGCGCATCTATGTACAGGATGAGGGCGTGGGCATCAGCCCGGCCGACCAGCAGAAATTATTTGAGCGTTTTTACCGGGTAGAAAACGAGACGGTGACCAGCATATCGGGCTTCGGTATCGGCCTCTACATCGTGGCCGAGATCCTCAAGTACCACGGTACCAACATCGAGGTGGAAAGCGAACCCGGCCAGGGCTCTGTCTTTTCGTTCAAGCTGCCACAGGCCTAG
- a CDS encoding TlpA disulfide reductase family protein codes for MNAKKYIFSTFLLAAALGATAQKAKVSGEIKGLGDAEIAIGYLKAGKPARDTIHIHQDRFEWAAEMPEPQKVYLMFPTQYSECFLEAGDIRITGHADSLHLLKVEGSKIQDEADRYRATLEDLEQRATPLYQKWGKVSPEEQLKLEQELEHISAERRSRAAAYIAAHPRSAYSLSLVADRSAMGSYEEVKPLYDALDKSVLMTAAGQQATARLDVLKRSALGTQILNFTQNDADGRPVSFASFKGKYVLVDFWASWCGPCRAENPNVLKAYNQYKDRNFTVVGISLDDNAEKWKKAIKDDGMPWTQLSSLQGFDNEVSAYYGIQGIPSSLLVDPDGKIIARNLRGASLQHKLSELFNKQK; via the coding sequence ATGAACGCTAAAAAATATATATTCAGCACATTCCTCCTTGCCGCGGCATTAGGAGCCACAGCACAAAAGGCAAAGGTCTCGGGCGAGATCAAAGGACTCGGCGACGCAGAGATCGCCATCGGTTACCTCAAGGCGGGCAAGCCCGCGCGTGACACCATCCACATTCATCAGGACCGATTTGAATGGGCCGCGGAGATGCCCGAGCCCCAGAAAGTATACCTGATGTTTCCCACGCAGTATAGCGAATGCTTTCTGGAGGCCGGCGATATCCGGATCACGGGCCATGCCGATTCACTGCACCTGCTGAAAGTCGAGGGCAGTAAAATCCAGGACGAAGCCGACCGCTACCGGGCCACCTTGGAAGACCTGGAACAGCGGGCCACACCGCTGTATCAAAAATGGGGCAAAGTCAGCCCCGAGGAGCAGTTAAAGCTGGAGCAGGAGCTCGAGCATATCAGCGCCGAACGCCGTTCCCGGGCGGCAGCCTATATTGCCGCACACCCCCGCAGTGCCTATAGCTTGAGCCTTGTGGCCGACCGCTCGGCCATGGGCAGCTATGAAGAGGTCAAGCCCCTGTATGACGCCCTCGACAAGAGCGTGCTGATGACCGCGGCAGGGCAGCAGGCCACAGCGCGTCTGGATGTGCTCAAACGGAGTGCCCTGGGGACGCAGATACTCAACTTCACCCAGAACGATGCCGACGGCAGGCCCGTCAGTTTTGCCAGCTTCAAGGGCAAATATGTGCTGGTCGATTTCTGGGCCAGCTGGTGCGGTCCCTGCCGCGCCGAAAATCCCAATGTCCTCAAAGCCTATAACCAGTACAAAGACCGCAATTTTACCGTTGTCGGCATCTCCCTGGATGACAATGCCGAAAAATGGAAAAAAGCCATCAAGGATGATGGCATGCCCTGGACGCAGCTGTCTTCCCTGCAGGGCTTCGACAATGAAGTATCGGCTTACTATGGCATCCAGGGGATACCGAGCAGCCTGCTGGTGGACCCCGACGGTAAAATCATTGCCCGCAACCTGCGGGGTGCCTCCCTGCAGCACAAGCTGAGTGAACTATTCAACAAACAAAAATAA
- a CDS encoding RagB/SusD family nutrient uptake outer membrane protein, which produces MKRKLIYIFLGLACTAGSMTMTSCESQLGALPENAKVDGNTVLDAATARIALNGVYYRFANVSTSKNITEWTNNERLPAQLAGYMIYGYGTGAGSPEDNQMVSSADTYWLYSYGIINAANSLIGGMDKLPQGRIPAAEREPIEAEARFLRAYGHFKLLSFYAQWFDYSSPYGVLLRDQPVTISTIPKARSTVAESYTSILADLDYAIAHCPAQNEKHYATSWAAQALKARVLLCRGQAGDYAEVIKLADAIINEGPYKLEARAEDIFRTKGASSTEVLLSITPQPNQPAYAYSRSRQFYPGASTLYCATTALRDLLAGDPRQDWMIGSFRKNYGNYFFTKYIAEATSPTVISETFYAIRLTEIYLMKAEALLRSNSSIAQAKAILKDIGSRNGLSDFSGLEALTSREDLLRYHYTELSKCLVAEDGQEWLCLLRLPLATITTIRPKLISKEQYILPVPRGEFVDNPKFGAQNPGYNIDL; this is translated from the coding sequence ATGAAAAGAAAACTCATCTACATATTTCTTGGATTAGCCTGTACTGCAGGCAGTATGACCATGACATCCTGCGAGAGCCAGCTCGGGGCCCTTCCTGAAAATGCCAAGGTGGACGGCAACACGGTACTGGATGCTGCTACCGCACGCATCGCGCTCAATGGCGTGTATTATCGGTTTGCCAATGTATCCACCAGCAAAAACATTACCGAATGGACGAACAACGAGCGTCTCCCCGCCCAATTGGCCGGCTATATGATCTATGGCTACGGCACCGGCGCGGGATCACCTGAAGACAACCAGATGGTCAGTTCTGCCGATACCTACTGGCTCTATAGCTATGGCATCATCAATGCGGCCAACTCGCTGATCGGCGGCATGGACAAGTTGCCGCAGGGCCGTATTCCAGCTGCCGAGCGCGAGCCCATTGAAGCCGAAGCCCGCTTTTTAAGAGCATATGGGCACTTCAAGCTGCTGAGCTTTTACGCCCAATGGTTTGATTATTCCAGCCCCTATGGTGTCTTGCTCCGGGACCAGCCGGTCACAATCAGCACTATTCCCAAGGCCCGCTCCACGGTGGCCGAAAGCTATACGTCCATCCTCGCCGATCTGGATTACGCGATTGCGCACTGCCCGGCACAAAATGAAAAACACTACGCCACCAGCTGGGCAGCGCAGGCGCTGAAAGCCCGGGTGCTGCTGTGCCGCGGTCAGGCGGGCGATTACGCCGAGGTGATCAAACTCGCCGATGCCATCATCAACGAAGGCCCCTACAAGCTCGAAGCCAGGGCCGAGGATATCTTCCGCACCAAGGGTGCCAGCAGTACCGAGGTGCTGCTGAGCATCACCCCGCAGCCCAACCAGCCGGCCTATGCCTATAGCCGTAGCCGGCAGTTCTATCCGGGTGCCTCCACGCTGTACTGTGCCACCACCGCTTTGCGCGATCTGCTGGCGGGCGACCCCCGGCAGGACTGGATGATCGGCAGTTTCAGGAAAAATTATGGCAACTACTTCTTCACCAAGTATATTGCCGAAGCGACGTCCCCGACCGTGATTTCCGAAACGTTCTATGCGATACGTCTTACCGAAATCTACCTGATGAAGGCCGAGGCGCTGTTGCGCAGCAACAGTTCCATTGCACAGGCAAAGGCCATCCTGAAGGACATCGGCAGCCGCAATGGCCTGTCCGACTTTTCCGGACTCGAGGCCCTGACCAGCCGCGAAGACCTGCTCCGCTACCACTATACGGAGCTCTCCAAGTGCCTGGTCGCCGAAGATGGACAGGAATGGCTGTGTCTGTTGCGCCTGCCGCTGGCCACCATCACCACCATCCGGCCCAAACTGATCAGCAAAGAGCAGTACATCCTCCCCGTGCCGAGAGGTGAATTTGTTGACAATCCCAAATTTGGCGCACAAAATCCGGGTTACAACATTGACTTATAA
- a CDS encoding Hsp20/alpha crystallin family protein, with protein MMKLAKRNWNNLPMFMPLFEDFNRELLNWGNSNYSSTSTTVPAVNIKENGDAFEVEVAAPGMAKDDFKVTLDGNLLTISSAKEEKHEEQQDNYNRREFSYQSFQRSFELQKDVVDQENIEARYENGMLKLTIPKKEEAKRKEPRTIPIS; from the coding sequence ATGATGAAACTCGCAAAAAGAAACTGGAACAATTTACCGATGTTTATGCCCTTGTTTGAAGATTTTAACCGTGAGCTGTTAAACTGGGGCAACAGCAATTACTCATCTACAAGTACCACCGTTCCGGCGGTCAATATCAAAGAAAATGGAGATGCCTTTGAGGTCGAAGTCGCCGCACCCGGTATGGCCAAGGACGATTTTAAAGTTACCCTGGACGGCAATCTGCTGACCATTTCCTCGGCCAAAGAAGAGAAGCATGAGGAGCAGCAGGACAACTATAACAGGCGCGAATTCAGCTACCAGTCGTTTCAGCGGAGCTTTGAGCTGCAGAAGGACGTGGTCGATCAGGAAAATATCGAAGCCCGCTATGAGAATGGTATGCTCAAGCTGACCATCCCCAAAAAAGAAGAGGCCAAACGGAAAGAACCACGTACCATTCCTATTTCATAA